Proteins from a genomic interval of Kitasatospora kifunensis:
- a CDS encoding PucR family transcriptional regulator: MLPTVARVLDLDVMRRGLPQVVAGADRLERPVRWVHVSELPDVAGMLQGGELVLTTGIALPEDRDGLARYVRELVEIGVAGLVVEFGRRYFDTLPRALVHAAEQRGLPLIVLRRELRFVAVTEAVHALVVNAQLEQLRASEAVHQVFNELAVEGAEPAEVLRQIARMAGAPVVLENLSHQVLAHDSAGCTEDELLDRWERRSRAVRPAGRTGYDPRSGWLVTAVGARGEDWGRLVLIEEPGPLPDQQSHPCTMLLERGAATLALNRLLVRDRESLERQTHRTLLAGILTHALTVSEVALRAQALGVPLDGRRLVGVVLRRRGGLLPAALEAQARLRDFTELAATAARASRLSALVGALDDEGVGLLIALGSQQDEHTALEAFAAALRRLTTDAGKESAPPVVAVGSSVGSVRDARRTLMEATQVADAALHDAPGARAASYYRLPDVRLRGLLHLLRDDARLQTYVERELGPLLAHDAEHGSQLVQLLRVYLEQGRNKSAAADAAHLSRPSFYDRLHKVERILAVDLDQVESCLSLHVALLALDAVRR; encoded by the coding sequence GTGCTGCCCACCGTCGCCCGTGTGCTCGATCTGGACGTGATGCGCCGCGGCCTGCCGCAGGTGGTGGCCGGGGCGGACCGTCTCGAGCGGCCGGTGCGCTGGGTGCACGTCAGCGAACTACCCGACGTGGCCGGCATGTTGCAGGGCGGCGAGCTGGTGCTCACCACCGGCATCGCGCTGCCCGAGGACCGCGACGGGCTGGCCAGGTACGTCCGCGAGCTGGTCGAGATCGGCGTGGCCGGCCTGGTGGTGGAGTTCGGCCGCCGCTACTTCGACACCCTGCCGCGCGCCCTGGTGCACGCGGCCGAGCAACGTGGCCTGCCGCTGATCGTGCTGCGCCGGGAGCTGCGCTTCGTGGCCGTGACCGAGGCGGTGCACGCGCTGGTGGTCAACGCCCAGCTGGAGCAGTTGCGCGCCTCCGAAGCGGTGCACCAGGTCTTCAACGAGCTGGCGGTGGAGGGGGCCGAGCCGGCCGAGGTGCTGCGACAGATCGCCCGGATGGCGGGCGCACCTGTGGTGCTGGAGAACCTGAGCCACCAGGTGCTGGCGCACGACTCGGCCGGCTGCACCGAGGACGAGCTGCTGGACCGCTGGGAACGCCGCTCGCGCGCGGTGCGGCCCGCCGGGCGGACCGGCTACGACCCGCGCAGCGGCTGGCTGGTGACGGCGGTGGGCGCCCGGGGCGAGGACTGGGGGCGGCTGGTGCTGATCGAGGAGCCGGGGCCACTGCCCGACCAGCAGTCGCACCCGTGCACCATGCTGCTGGAACGCGGCGCGGCGACACTCGCCCTCAACCGGTTGCTGGTGCGCGACCGGGAGAGTCTGGAGCGGCAGACCCACCGCACACTGCTCGCCGGGATCCTGACCCACGCACTGACCGTGAGCGAGGTCGCGCTGCGGGCGCAGGCGCTGGGCGTGCCGTTGGACGGGCGGCGGCTGGTCGGGGTGGTGCTGCGCCGACGCGGCGGGCTGCTGCCGGCCGCGCTGGAGGCACAGGCCCGACTGCGGGACTTCACCGAACTGGCGGCGACGGCGGCGCGCGCCAGTCGGCTCTCGGCCCTGGTCGGCGCACTGGACGACGAGGGCGTGGGGTTGCTGATCGCACTCGGCTCGCAGCAGGACGAACACACCGCGCTGGAGGCCTTCGCGGCGGCGCTACGGCGCCTGACGACGGACGCCGGCAAGGAGTCGGCGCCGCCGGTGGTGGCGGTGGGCTCTTCGGTGGGCTCGGTGCGCGACGCCCGTCGCACGCTGATGGAGGCCACCCAGGTGGCGGACGCCGCGCTGCACGACGCGCCGGGCGCGCGGGCCGCCTCGTACTACCGGCTGCCCGATGTGCGGCTGCGCGGCCTGCTGCACCTGCTGCGCGACGACGCCCGCCTGCAGACCTACGTGGAGCGCGAGTTGGGACCGCTGCTGGCGCACGACGCGGAGCACGGCTCGCAGTTGGTGCAGTTGCTGCGGGTCTACCTGGAGCAGGGGCGGAACAAGTCGGCCGCGGCAGACGCGGCGCATCTGTCGCGGCCGAGCTTCTACGACCGGCTGCACAAGGTAGAGCGGATTCTGGCGGTGGACCTGGACCAGGTGGAGTCCTGCCTGTCGCTGCACGTGGCCCTGCTGGCACTGGACGCCGTACGGCGCTGA
- a CDS encoding aspartate aminotransferase family protein: MSIPAADPAAGQAVKAADRAHVFHSWSAQALIDPLAVAGAEGSYFWDYEGNRYLDFSSQLVNTNIGHQHPKVVAAIQEQAGKLCTLAPGFAVEARSEAARLVAQRTPGDLDKIFFTNGGAEAVENAVRMARLHTGRQKVLSTYRSYHGATGHAIALTGDPRRWPNDTGATGIVHFWGPHLYRSAFHAENEGQECERALAHLEQTVAFEGPGTIAAIILETVVGTAGILVPPPGYLAGVREICDRYGIVFILDEVMAGFGRTGEWFAADHWGVVPDLLTFAKGVNSGYVPLGGVAISPRIAATFAERPFPGGLTYSGHPLACASAVATINAMAEEGIVENAKLIGESVLGPGLRELAERHPSVGEVRGLGVFWALDLVRDRVTREPLVPYNASGAANAPMAELATACKKRGLWPFTNMNRFHVVPPCTVTVEEAKAGLAVLDEALTVADAHVN; encoded by the coding sequence ATGAGCATCCCCGCCGCCGATCCCGCCGCCGGGCAGGCCGTCAAGGCCGCCGACCGCGCGCACGTCTTCCACTCGTGGTCCGCCCAGGCCCTGATCGACCCCCTCGCGGTGGCCGGCGCCGAAGGCTCGTACTTCTGGGACTACGAGGGCAACCGCTACCTCGACTTCTCCTCTCAGCTGGTGAACACCAACATCGGCCACCAGCACCCCAAGGTGGTCGCCGCGATCCAGGAGCAGGCCGGCAAGCTCTGCACCCTGGCGCCCGGCTTCGCCGTGGAAGCGCGCAGCGAGGCCGCCCGGCTGGTGGCCCAGCGCACCCCCGGCGACCTCGACAAGATCTTCTTCACCAACGGCGGCGCCGAAGCGGTGGAGAACGCGGTCCGGATGGCCCGGCTGCACACCGGCCGGCAGAAGGTCCTCTCCACCTACCGCTCCTACCACGGCGCCACCGGACACGCGATCGCCCTCACCGGCGACCCGCGCCGCTGGCCCAACGACACCGGGGCCACCGGCATCGTGCACTTCTGGGGCCCGCACCTGTACCGCTCCGCCTTCCACGCCGAGAACGAGGGGCAGGAGTGCGAGCGCGCGCTCGCCCACCTGGAGCAGACGGTCGCCTTCGAGGGCCCGGGGACGATCGCCGCGATCATCCTGGAGACGGTGGTGGGCACCGCCGGCATCCTCGTCCCCCCACCGGGCTACCTGGCCGGGGTGCGGGAAATCTGCGACCGCTACGGGATCGTCTTCATCCTGGACGAGGTGATGGCCGGCTTCGGGCGCACCGGTGAGTGGTTCGCCGCCGACCACTGGGGCGTCGTCCCCGACCTGCTGACCTTCGCCAAGGGCGTCAACTCCGGCTACGTCCCGCTGGGCGGGGTGGCGATCAGCCCGCGGATCGCCGCCACCTTCGCCGAGCGGCCCTTCCCGGGCGGACTGACCTACTCCGGCCACCCGCTGGCCTGCGCCTCCGCCGTGGCCACCATCAACGCGATGGCCGAGGAGGGCATCGTCGAGAACGCCAAGCTGATCGGCGAGAGCGTGCTCGGCCCCGGCCTGCGCGAGCTTGCGGAGCGGCACCCCTCGGTCGGCGAGGTGCGCGGCCTGGGTGTCTTCTGGGCGCTGGACCTGGTACGGGACCGGGTCACCCGCGAGCCGCTGGTCCCGTACAACGCGAGCGGCGCGGCGAACGCGCCGATGGCGGAGCTGGCGACGGCCTGCAAGAAGCGCGGGCTCTGGCCGTTCACCAACATGAACCGCTTCCACGTGGTGCCGCCGTGCACCGTCACCGTCGAGGAGGCCAAGGCGGGCCTGGCGGTGCTGGACGAGGCGCTCACCGTGGCGGACGCGCACGTGAACTGA